The sequence GCCATGGCCGAAATGGGCGGGATCGAGATCCTGCAGGGGGAAGAGGTGCTGACCCGCTACCGTTTCCACACCGGTGCCGCGCAGCACTTCTTCTGTTCCCGCTGCGGGATCTACACCCACCATCAGCGCCGCTCGAACCAGAGCCTGTACGCGGTCAACGTCGCCTGCCTCGACGGCGTCAGCCCCTTCGATTTCGCCGAGGTGCCGGTAATGGACGGCATCAACCACACCAGCGACACCGGCAAGCCGACGCGCCGGGCTGGAACCCTGCGTTTCATTTCAGCAAGCTGTCCGTCATGAATCGGCAGGTCCTGTTATGGGCGGTTCACAGCGGCTATCGCGAATGACCCGCTTGGGGCCGTCAGCGGACCGACCGAATTGGGCTGCCGCTGTAGAAAATAGCCACCGTTCTGCAGCCGCCTCCATCGGCCAATGTCCTCCTCGCGCTGCATTTCCGCCCCTGGCGCCAACGGCCGCATTCGCGCGTGGGGGGGTGAACTATGCTTTCACCGCTCCGGCCGTCAGTCCCGCCACGAAATGCTTCTGCATCAGGAAGAACAGGCACACCGGCGGCAAGGCGGCGAAGAGCGCCGCGGAGGAAATAAGGTTCCAGGCCGTCAGCCACTCGCCCTTGAGGCCGGCGATGCCGAGCGTCAGCGGCTTGGCGGAATCGCTCTGCACCAGCACCAGCGCCCAGAAATAGTCGTTCCAGACAAAGGTGAAGATCAGCACGGCCAGTCCCGCGAGCGCCGGGCGCAGCAGCGGCAGTACGATGCGGCGCAGGATCTGCATCTCGGTGGCCCCCTCGATGCGCGCCGCCTCGAACAACTCGTTGGGCAGCGAGATGATGAAGTTGCGCAGGAACAGGGTGGCGAACCCCGTCTGGAACGCGGTGTGGAACAGCACCAGCCCCCACACGGTGTCATAGAGCCCGACCCCCAGCACCATGTTGCGCACCGGGATCATCAGGATCTGGTAGGGGATGAAATTGCCGCCGATGAACATCGCGAACAGCAAGGTACTGCCGGGGATGCGGTATTTCGCCAGCGCCACAGCAGCCATGGTGGCGAGGATCAGCACCAGCACCACCGTGGTGCCGGTAACCGTGACGCTGTTGAGGAAGAACCCCCACATCGGCGAGGTCGCGAACATTTCACGGTAATTATCGACCAATGCGAAGCGCGACGGCGCGCCCCAGTAATTGCCTTCCAACAGGTCCGACTGCGAGCGGATCGCCGTCATCATGATGGCGAGGAGCGGCAGCATCC comes from Ancylobacter polymorphus and encodes:
- a CDS encoding carbohydrate ABC transporter permease, translated to MYPTPVTERSAGVRLGYRLALYAAMLVWMLPLLAIMMTAIRSQSDLLEGNYWGAPSRFALVDNYREMFATSPMWGFFLNSVTVTGTTVVLVLILATMAAVALAKYRIPGSTLLFAMFIGGNFIPYQILMIPVRNMVLGVGLYDTVWGLVLFHTAFQTGFATLFLRNFIISLPNELFEAARIEGATEMQILRRIVLPLLRPALAGLAVLIFTFVWNDYFWALVLVQSDSAKPLTLGIAGLKGEWLTAWNLISSAALFAALPPVCLFFLMQKHFVAGLTAGAVKA
- a CDS encoding GFA family protein, whose protein sequence is MTGDTNRRLGQCHCGAVRFAVALSDGFNSIRRCTCSYCRMRGAVVAMAEMGGIEILQGEEVLTRYRFHTGAAQHFFCSRCGIYTHHQRRSNQSLYAVNVACLDGVSPFDFAEVPVMDGINHTSDTGKPTRRAGTLRFISASCPS